Sequence from the Feifania hominis genome:
TTTATGACCGAAGGCGAAAGAATCGGAATCGAGATCAGGCAGAAACGCAAACAGTGTGGTTACACGCAGGAAAAAGTGGCAAACGATCTTTTTATCAGCCAATCCTATCTGCGGCAGATTGAGCATGGTCTTGCGAACCCCAGTGTGAACATGGTGCAGAAAATCACCTCCTATCTAAATATGGCTCTGGGGGAAAGCCTCAACGATGGCGAAGCTTAGCTGCCTCAGTGGGAATACAGAGATATTCAGCAGGGTAGTATCTGTGTAGAAACTCTGATGATATCCGCTATAAGATCCCCCAATCTGGTAACGGGGGGACTCGCGCCGCCAATACGCCTGACAGTTTCCGGTGGCTCATGCCGGAGCAGCAAAAAAGATATCTGTTTGAGAAAAGACAGACCCGAGCAATCGGGCCTGTCTTTTTTCAGGGCGGGACGAACGGAGGTTCTGCGGTACTTTGAAATGAGCGACGTATTGACGTATTCACTTTGGCGTGTTTAAATGAGATAATAGCAGACGG
This genomic interval carries:
- a CDS encoding helix-turn-helix domain-containing protein — protein: MTEGERIGIEIRQKRKQCGYTQEKVANDLFISQSYLRQIEHGLANPSVNMVQKITSYLNMALGESLNDGEA